Proteins found in one Streptomyces sp. CB09001 genomic segment:
- a CDS encoding M28 family peptidase, with the protein MLRQTAVAGTVLAMTLAGVVVPASLASASERSAPSAAEPSPVERAVAAADQAVRSGLDALVAGGPDEQYDRHQVTPWDKNLFSVAYERTYNGLPVVGGDAVVLADGEGRVRAVRSATEGATAVPTEARIKSEQAVRISRERLANVDKVDSRRLVVRVKDDVQTLAWETVLVGTTKDHAPSKLHVFVDARTGKVVDSYDDVKAGTGHSEWNGPDPLTIDTSRSGSQYALRDTTRPGLQCSDYNGGLFTGPDDDWGTGNASSRETGCVDVMYAAQKESDMLRDWLGRNGHNGNGGSWPTSVGLNQLNAYWDGSRVTIGHNSANKWIAGMDVVGHEYGHGLDSFTPGGANHESGLGEATGDIMGALTEAYANQPSGYDTPDYTVGEEINLQGRGPIRNMYNPQLVNNDPNCYSSAIPRTEEHAAAGPMNHWFYLLAEGSNPGGGKPSSPTCDGSQVTGIGIQNAGKIFYGGMLLKTSGMTYKRYRSATLTAAKNLDASCGLFDATRAAWNAIDIPAQSGDPTCTRQETDFSLALSPASGNAEAGSAVDATVNTTTVTGSAQQVSLTATGTPPGVSVTFSPSTVTSGSRSTMRVSTTAGAAAGTYSLTVKGTAGSKSHTAQYTLTVGGGNNPGTPPDVDVAQVQAHLAQFGSIAAQNGGNRRSTGTGYDASLAYVKGKLQAAGYTVTEQTCTSGCSAGVGNNLIAEWPKGDANSVYMFGAHLDGVSAGPGINDNGSGSAALLETALTLAEQNPTMENRVRFAWWTDEEQGLNGSDFYARNLSTTDRSRIKAYYNFDMVASVNGGYFINNLSSSASAPMREYWTSLGLAPQENVEGQGRSDDYSFQQAGIPTSGYATGASAIKSSSEAAKWGGTAGRSYDPCYHSACDTTANISATALNRSADGIAYTIWKTAVGDAPNPQDDFSISANPSSGTIDPGSSASVTVNTATTGGDAQNVRLSASGAPTGVSVSFSPDSVTSGQSSTATVQVAAGTAGGTYTLTLTGTGTVTHTTTYTLTVPGDDGGETTWQLGATYAAGDEVSYDGVSYRCIQGHTAYPGWEPPNVPALWQRL; encoded by the coding sequence ATGCTCAGACAGACCGCGGTGGCCGGGACAGTCCTGGCCATGACACTCGCAGGGGTGGTGGTACCGGCCTCCCTCGCCTCGGCGTCGGAGCGGTCCGCGCCCTCCGCGGCGGAACCCAGCCCCGTCGAGAGGGCCGTCGCCGCGGCCGACCAGGCCGTACGCAGCGGCCTGGACGCCCTCGTCGCCGGCGGCCCCGACGAGCAGTACGACCGCCACCAGGTCACCCCCTGGGACAAGAACCTGTTCTCCGTCGCCTACGAGCGCACCTACAACGGTCTGCCGGTGGTCGGCGGCGACGCCGTCGTCCTCGCCGACGGCGAGGGCAGGGTCCGCGCCGTCCGGTCCGCCACCGAGGGCGCGACAGCCGTGCCCACCGAGGCCCGGATCAAGTCCGAGCAGGCGGTGAGGATCAGCCGCGAACGGCTCGCGAACGTCGACAAGGTCGACTCCAGGCGCCTGGTGGTCCGCGTCAAGGACGACGTCCAGACCCTCGCCTGGGAGACCGTGCTCGTCGGCACCACCAAGGACCATGCGCCGAGCAAGCTGCACGTCTTCGTCGACGCCCGCACCGGCAAGGTCGTCGACAGCTACGACGACGTGAAGGCCGGCACCGGCCACAGCGAATGGAACGGCCCCGACCCGCTGACCATCGACACCTCCCGCTCCGGCAGCCAGTACGCCCTGCGCGACACCACCCGCCCCGGCCTGCAGTGCTCGGACTACAACGGCGGCCTGTTCACCGGACCGGACGACGACTGGGGCACCGGCAACGCCTCCAGCCGTGAGACCGGCTGCGTCGACGTCATGTACGCGGCGCAGAAGGAGTCGGACATGCTCCGCGACTGGCTCGGCCGCAACGGCCACAACGGCAACGGCGGCAGCTGGCCCACCTCCGTCGGGCTCAATCAGCTCAACGCCTACTGGGACGGCTCCCGGGTCACCATCGGCCACAACAGCGCCAACAAGTGGATCGCCGGCATGGACGTGGTCGGCCACGAGTACGGCCACGGCCTGGACAGCTTCACCCCCGGCGGCGCCAACCACGAGAGCGGCCTGGGCGAGGCCACCGGCGACATCATGGGCGCCCTCACCGAGGCCTACGCCAACCAGCCCTCCGGGTACGACACCCCCGACTACACCGTCGGCGAGGAGATCAACCTCCAGGGCCGCGGCCCGATCCGCAACATGTACAACCCGCAGCTGGTCAACAACGACCCCAACTGCTACTCCTCCGCCATCCCGAGGACCGAGGAGCACGCGGCCGCCGGGCCGATGAACCACTGGTTCTACCTCCTCGCCGAGGGCTCCAACCCCGGTGGCGGCAAGCCCTCCAGTCCCACCTGCGACGGCAGCCAGGTGACCGGCATCGGCATCCAGAACGCCGGAAAGATCTTCTACGGCGGGATGCTGCTCAAGACCAGCGGCATGACCTACAAGCGGTACCGCTCCGCCACCCTCACCGCGGCCAAGAACCTGGACGCGTCCTGCGGCCTGTTCGACGCCACCAGGGCGGCCTGGAACGCGATCGACATCCCGGCCCAGAGCGGCGACCCCACCTGCACCCGGCAGGAGACCGACTTCTCGCTGGCCCTCAGCCCGGCGAGCGGCAACGCCGAGGCCGGTTCCGCGGTCGACGCCACCGTCAACACCACCACCGTCACCGGCAGCGCCCAGCAGGTGTCGCTGACCGCCACCGGCACCCCGCCCGGCGTGAGCGTCACCTTCAGCCCGTCGACGGTCACCTCGGGCTCCAGGTCGACGATGCGCGTGTCCACCACGGCAGGCGCCGCCGCCGGTACCTACTCGCTCACGGTCAAGGGCACGGCGGGCAGCAAGAGCCACACCGCCCAGTACACCCTCACCGTGGGCGGCGGGAACAACCCGGGCACGCCGCCCGACGTCGACGTCGCCCAGGTGCAGGCCCACCTGGCGCAGTTCGGCTCGATCGCCGCGCAGAACGGCGGCAACCGCCGGTCCACCGGCACCGGGTACGACGCCTCCCTCGCGTACGTGAAGGGCAAGCTCCAGGCGGCCGGCTACACCGTCACCGAGCAGACCTGCACCTCCGGCTGCTCCGCCGGCGTCGGCAACAACCTGATCGCCGAGTGGCCGAAGGGCGACGCGAACAGCGTCTACATGTTCGGCGCCCACCTCGACGGCGTCTCGGCCGGACCCGGCATCAACGACAACGGCTCCGGCTCCGCCGCGCTCCTCGAGACGGCGCTGACCCTGGCCGAGCAGAACCCGACCATGGAGAACCGCGTCCGCTTCGCCTGGTGGACCGACGAGGAGCAGGGCCTGAACGGCTCCGACTTCTACGCCCGGAACCTCTCCACGACCGACCGCTCCCGGATCAAGGCCTACTACAACTTCGACATGGTCGCCTCCGTCAACGGCGGCTACTTCATCAACAACCTGTCCTCCTCGGCGTCCGCCCCGATGCGGGAGTACTGGACCTCCCTCGGCCTCGCCCCGCAGGAGAACGTCGAGGGCCAGGGCCGCTCCGACGACTACTCCTTCCAGCAGGCCGGCATCCCCACCTCCGGCTACGCCACCGGCGCCTCCGCCATCAAGTCGTCCTCGGAGGCCGCCAAGTGGGGCGGTACCGCGGGCCGGTCCTACGACCCGTGCTACCACTCCGCCTGCGACACCACCGCCAACATCAGCGCCACCGCGCTGAACCGCAGCGCCGACGGCATCGCCTACACGATCTGGAAGACCGCCGTCGGGGACGCGCCCAACCCGCAGGACGACTTCTCGATCTCCGCGAACCCGTCCTCGGGCACCATCGACCCGGGCAGCTCCGCGTCCGTCACCGTGAACACCGCCACGACCGGCGGCGACGCGCAGAACGTGCGGCTGTCGGCATCCGGCGCGCCGACCGGTGTGAGCGTGAGCTTCAGCCCGGACTCGGTCACCTCCGGCCAGTCCTCGACCGCCACGGTCCAGGTCGCCGCGGGCACGGCCGGCGGCACCTACACCCTGACCCTCACGGGCACGGGCACCGTCACCCACACCACCACGTACACCCTCACCGTGCCCGGCGACGACGGCGGTGAGACCACCTGGCAGCTGGGAGCCACCTACGCGGCCGGTGACGAGGTGAGCTACGACGGCGTCAGCTACCGGTGCATCCAGGGCCACACCGCCTACCCCGGCTGGGAGCCGCCGAACGTCCCCGCCCTGTGGCAGCGCCTCTGA
- a CDS encoding XRE family transcriptional regulator, with translation MWPARLPAEGLACPLHGTAGCAVPEPDELPALLHGPGPAGGPAPAWGSGTGAAAAEAEVLHGLTAVLACLIREAFRHEGRVTAVEGLLRALARWAGEVNSAGRLPYGQLRLGAQYAQVAGRLRMERGQIGVAMAWFGHGLRWADAVQDASARATLLSDMCTLVRLDGDPSLMLGYAQGIGAVDARRRWMATLSDLYQARGHALAGDAAACRRHISLARRGFARLGPQDHLEAPWMAGAEGAMRVDSAIGGALRDLAVATGDRAAARRAVDATARSRAQVPPQMRGARLLLTLRLADSWACAGDPGAAVALASEVLPEAVRSRESMVTAELRGLHSRLTGRWADLPEVRAYRERLRDAGE, from the coding sequence ATGTGGCCCGCGCGGCTGCCCGCCGAGGGGCTGGCCTGCCCGCTGCACGGCACCGCGGGGTGCGCGGTGCCCGAACCGGATGAGTTACCGGCGCTGCTCCACGGGCCGGGTCCGGCAGGCGGTCCGGCCCCGGCGTGGGGCTCCGGCACCGGAGCGGCGGCCGCCGAGGCGGAGGTGCTGCACGGCCTCACCGCGGTGCTGGCCTGCCTGATCCGGGAGGCGTTCCGGCACGAGGGCCGGGTGACGGCCGTCGAGGGGCTGCTGCGGGCCCTGGCCCGCTGGGCGGGCGAGGTCAACTCAGCCGGGCGGCTGCCGTACGGGCAGTTGCGGCTCGGCGCCCAGTACGCCCAGGTCGCCGGCCGGCTGCGGATGGAGCGGGGGCAGATCGGCGTCGCCATGGCCTGGTTCGGGCACGGACTGCGCTGGGCGGACGCGGTCCAGGACGCCTCGGCCCGCGCGACCCTGCTCAGCGACATGTGCACCCTGGTCCGGCTCGACGGGGACCCTTCCCTGATGCTCGGGTACGCGCAGGGCATCGGGGCGGTGGACGCCCGGCGCCGGTGGATGGCCACCCTGTCGGACCTCTACCAGGCGCGCGGTCACGCCCTGGCGGGCGACGCGGCCGCGTGCCGGCGGCACATCTCCCTGGCCCGGCGGGGGTTCGCCCGCCTCGGCCCGCAGGACCACCTGGAAGCGCCCTGGATGGCCGGGGCCGAAGGCGCGATGCGGGTGGACTCGGCGATCGGCGGCGCCCTGCGGGACCTCGCCGTGGCGACCGGGGACCGGGCGGCGGCCCGACGCGCGGTCGACGCCACCGCACGCTCGCGCGCCCAGGTGCCGCCCCAGATGCGCGGCGCCCGGCTGCTGCTCACCCTGCGGCTGGCGGACAGCTGGGCGTGTGCGGGCGATCCCGGCGCCGCCGTCGCCCTCGCCTCGGAGGTCCTGCCGGAGGCGGTGCGCTCGCGCGAGTCGATGGTCACCGCCGAACTGCGCGGCCTGCACAGCCGGCTCACCGGGCGGTGGGCCGACCTGCCCGAGGTCAGGGCCTACCGGGAGCGGCTGCGGGACGCGGGGGAGTGA
- a CDS encoding lysophospholipid acyltransferase family protein translates to MFYYVLKYVLLGPLLRVVFRPRIEGLDHVPGSGAAIVAGNHLSFSDHFLMPAVLKRRITFLAKAEYFTGPGLKGRLTAFFFRSAGQIPVDRSGKEAGQAAIREGLGVLGRGELLGIYPEGTRSHDGRLYKGKVGVAVMALRAGVPVVPCAMIGTFEAQPPGRKIPKLHPVVIRFGEPLDFSRYAGMEGEKAVLRAVTDEIVYAILSLSGQEYVDRYAADVKAEEAQKAAQGRKFPRLPHR, encoded by the coding sequence GTGTTCTACTACGTGCTCAAGTACGTACTGCTGGGCCCGCTGCTGAGGGTCGTCTTCCGCCCCCGGATCGAAGGGCTCGACCATGTGCCGGGATCGGGGGCGGCCATCGTCGCGGGCAACCACCTCTCCTTCTCGGACCACTTCCTCATGCCCGCGGTGCTCAAGCGCCGCATCACCTTCCTGGCCAAGGCCGAGTACTTCACCGGGCCTGGCCTGAAGGGCAGGCTGACCGCGTTCTTCTTCCGCAGCGCGGGGCAGATCCCCGTGGACCGCTCGGGCAAGGAGGCGGGACAGGCGGCGATCCGCGAGGGGCTCGGGGTGCTGGGCAGGGGCGAGTTGCTCGGCATCTATCCGGAGGGCACCCGCTCGCACGACGGCCGGCTGTACAAGGGCAAGGTCGGCGTGGCGGTGATGGCGCTCAGGGCCGGGGTACCGGTCGTGCCCTGCGCGATGATCGGCACCTTCGAGGCGCAGCCGCCGGGCCGGAAGATCCCGAAGCTGCACCCGGTGGTCATCCGCTTCGGCGAACCCCTCGACTTCTCCCGCTACGCGGGCATGGAGGGCGAGAAGGCCGTGCTGCGCGCCGTCACCGACGAGATCGTCTACGCGATCCTCTCCCTGTCCGGTCAGGAGTACGTCGACCGGTACGCGGCGGACGTGAAGGCCGAGGAGGCCCAGAAGGCGGCGCAGGGCCGGAAGTTCCCCCGGCTGCCGCACCGCTAG
- a CDS encoding NAD(P)-dependent oxidoreductase, whose protein sequence is MTRAVVIGATGQIGRASVDALARDGWEVTAVSRGGDRDGRWPKDVQVVRADREDDAALSAAVGEGCDVLVDVVAYGEREARQLVSLAGRVGSAVVISSVSVYEDDRGRNFDTQAEPDGFPEYPVPITEAQRTVRPGDGSYSTGKAALERELLAAGDRLPVTLLRAGAIHGPYCRTPRELYFVKRNLDGRRRRVLAYGGASRFHPASVRNIAELIRLAAPRPGTRVLNAVDPDAPTVTEIAAAIDAVMGVRTRDVLLDGPPADGVGDTPWSVPAPVVCDMSAAREQLGYRPVVRYADALPETVAFIEERLAGRDWREAYPKMFKAYGDLFDYAAEDAFAAER, encoded by the coding sequence ATGACACGTGCAGTGGTGATCGGGGCGACGGGACAGATCGGGCGGGCGTCGGTCGACGCGCTGGCCCGGGACGGCTGGGAGGTGACGGCCGTCTCGCGGGGCGGAGACCGGGACGGGCGGTGGCCCAAGGACGTACAAGTGGTCCGGGCCGACCGGGAGGACGACGCGGCGCTGTCGGCGGCGGTGGGCGAGGGCTGCGACGTCCTGGTGGACGTGGTGGCCTACGGGGAGCGGGAGGCACGGCAGTTGGTCTCGCTCGCCGGGCGGGTCGGCTCGGCGGTGGTGATCTCCAGTGTCTCGGTCTACGAGGACGACAGGGGCCGCAACTTCGACACGCAGGCCGAGCCCGACGGCTTCCCCGAGTACCCGGTGCCGATCACTGAGGCGCAGCGCACCGTCCGCCCGGGGGACGGCTCGTACAGCACCGGCAAGGCGGCGCTGGAGCGGGAACTCCTCGCGGCCGGCGACCGGTTGCCGGTGACACTGCTGCGGGCGGGCGCGATCCACGGCCCGTACTGCCGGACTCCGCGCGAGCTGTACTTCGTCAAGCGCAACCTCGACGGCAGGCGCCGGCGCGTACTCGCGTACGGCGGTGCGAGCCGCTTCCACCCGGCGAGCGTGCGCAACATCGCCGAGCTGATCCGGCTGGCCGCCCCGCGACCGGGCACGCGCGTCCTGAACGCGGTGGATCCGGACGCCCCGACGGTGACGGAGATCGCGGCGGCGATCGACGCGGTGATGGGCGTCCGGACGCGGGACGTGCTGTTGGACGGCCCGCCGGCGGACGGCGTCGGGGACACCCCGTGGAGCGTGCCCGCGCCGGTGGTGTGCGACATGAGCGCGGCCCGGGAGCAACTGGGCTATCGCCCGGTGGTCCGGTACGCCGACGCCCTGCCGGAGACGGTGGCCTTCATCGAGGAGCGGCTGGCCGGGCGGGACTGGCGGGAGGCCTATCCGAAGATGTTCAAGGCGTACGGCGACCTCTTCGACTACGCGGCGGAGGACGCCTTCGCCGCGGAACGGTAG
- a CDS encoding alpha/beta hydrolase, whose product MRKSSIRRRATAFGTAGALVTATLIAGAVSAPAASATPADGHGHGRGWDREARGAAVAAARAARAGIDWEDCAADWNLPKPIQCGYVTVPMDYAKPYGKQIKLAVDRIGNTGTRSERQGALIYNPGGPGGSGLRFPARVTSKSAVWANTAKAYDFVGFDPRGVGHSAPISCVDPQEFVKAPKADPVPGSEADKLAQRKLAREYAEGCLERSGEMLPHMTTPNTARDLDVIRAALGEKKLNYLGVSYGTYLGAVYGTLFPDHVRRMVVDSVVNPSRDKIWYQANLDQDVAFESRWKDWQDWVAENDAAYHLGDTRAEVQDQWLKLRARAAKEPLGGVVGPAELISFFQSAPYYDSAWAPTAEIFSQYVAGDTQALVDAAAPDLSDTAGNASAENGNAVYTAVECTDAKWPANWRTWDRDNTRLHRDHPFMTWANAWMNLPCATWPVKQQTPLNVKTGKGLPPVLIVQSERDAATPYEGAVELHQRFRGSRLITERDAGSHGVTGLVNPCVNDRVDTYLLTGRTDARDVTCAPHATPKP is encoded by the coding sequence TTGAGGAAGAGCAGCATACGGCGGAGGGCGACCGCGTTCGGCACGGCCGGAGCGCTGGTCACCGCCACGCTGATCGCCGGCGCCGTCTCGGCACCTGCCGCGAGCGCCACCCCGGCCGACGGCCACGGGCACGGGCGGGGCTGGGACCGGGAGGCGCGCGGTGCCGCCGTCGCCGCCGCCCGCGCCGCCCGGGCGGGCATCGACTGGGAGGACTGCGCCGCCGACTGGAACCTGCCCAAGCCCATCCAGTGCGGCTACGTCACGGTGCCGATGGACTACGCCAAGCCGTACGGCAAGCAGATCAAGCTCGCCGTCGACCGCATCGGCAACACCGGCACCAGGAGCGAGCGCCAGGGCGCGCTCATCTACAACCCCGGCGGCCCCGGCGGCTCCGGCCTGCGCTTCCCGGCCCGCGTGACGAGCAAGAGCGCGGTGTGGGCCAACACCGCCAAGGCCTACGACTTCGTCGGCTTCGACCCGCGCGGCGTCGGCCACTCCGCGCCCATCTCCTGCGTCGACCCGCAGGAGTTCGTCAAGGCGCCCAAGGCCGACCCCGTGCCCGGGTCGGAGGCCGACAAGCTCGCCCAGCGCAAGCTCGCCCGCGAGTACGCCGAGGGCTGCCTCGAGCGCAGCGGCGAGATGCTCCCGCACATGACCACGCCGAACACCGCGCGCGACCTCGACGTCATCCGCGCCGCCCTCGGCGAGAAGAAGCTCAACTACCTCGGCGTCTCCTACGGCACCTACCTCGGCGCGGTCTACGGCACCCTCTTCCCGGACCACGTCCGCCGCATGGTCGTCGACAGCGTCGTCAACCCGTCCCGCGACAAGATCTGGTACCAGGCCAACCTGGACCAGGACGTCGCCTTCGAGAGCCGCTGGAAGGACTGGCAGGACTGGGTCGCCGAGAACGACGCCGCCTACCACCTCGGCGACACCCGCGCCGAGGTCCAGGACCAGTGGCTGAAGCTGCGCGCCAGGGCCGCGAAGGAGCCGCTGGGCGGCGTCGTCGGACCGGCCGAGCTGATCTCCTTCTTCCAGAGCGCCCCGTACTACGACTCGGCCTGGGCGCCGACCGCGGAGATCTTCAGCCAGTACGTCGCCGGTGACACCCAGGCGCTCGTCGACGCCGCCGCACCCGACCTGTCCGACACCGCGGGCAACGCCTCCGCGGAGAACGGCAACGCCGTCTACACGGCCGTGGAGTGCACCGACGCCAAGTGGCCCGCCAACTGGCGCACCTGGGACCGGGACAACACCCGGCTCCACCGCGACCACCCGTTCATGACCTGGGCCAACGCCTGGATGAACCTGCCCTGCGCCACCTGGCCGGTCAAGCAGCAGACCCCGCTGAACGTGAAGACCGGCAAGGGACTTCCCCCGGTGCTGATCGTCCAGTCCGAGCGCGACGCGGCCACCCCGTACGAGGGCGCCGTCGAACTGCACCAGCGGTTCAGGGGCTCCCGCCTGATCACCGAGCGGGACGCCGGCTCGCACGGCGTCACCGGCCTGGTCAACCCGTGCGTCAACGACCGGGTCGACACCTACCTGCTCACCGGCAGGACGGACGCCCGCGACGTGACCTGCGCGCCGCACGCCACGCCCAAGCCGTAA